The following DNA comes from Microbacterium wangchenii.
CGGCATGCGTGAAGAAATGCGCGTAGGCCGCGCGATGCTGGCGGACGATTTCGGCGACGCTCACGCGTGGGCACAACGCGTAGTTCTCCACTGCCACAACGAAACCCCGCGCCGCCAGGCCCCGGGCGACGTAGCTCCAGACCTTGCTCGTCGTGGCCTTCCAGTAGCCGCCGTGGATGAAGAACAGCGCGGAGCGGGGGCCCGGGGTATCCGTCTGCGGGAGAAAGACGTCGTACGTCTCATCGAGGGTCGGTCCGTAGCGCACGTCCAGCAGACCTCGGGCTTCGTCGCGGTACGCGGCGCTGCGCGCGACGAAGTCGTCGGCATACGCGCCGAAGTCGGGCACTGTCGCCTCGATGTCGTAGGCGCGGTTCAATTCGTCCACGCTCGTGAAGTCGCGGTACAACGGCGTGCTTCCGGTCATTCCTTGCTCCTTGAGTAGGGGGCGGATCAGCGTAGGAGCCGAGGAGCCCCATCGGGACGACGCGATCGATCGTTCTCGCGAAGATTGAGCTCCGCGATCGAGTTGCCACTGGGGGAGAGCCAAGAGCTGTGCCGTAGAGCGACTTCGGGATCGTGGCCGGGGATGATTCTGCTCGTCTCGCCCTGCAGCTCCTCCTGGAGCGTCTGGTACAGGCTGATCAGGTTGAAGGTGTTGCCCTGCACGTAGCCGGGCGCCCACATGCCTTCGATGTTGGAGTACCAGTACACCGTGTCTCCGGCGGCGACGAAGGGGCCGTTGCGAGTCTGGATCTTGAACCACTGCGATCCGAAGGTGTGCGAATCCCTTGCCAAGCGGGCGGTCACGCCGGGAAGGAGCTCCTCGTCTCCATGAACGAAACGGATCCGTCCGTCGGCGATGCCCTGGGCGGCTTTGGCGAGATCGAGCGGGTCGAAGGAGGAGAAGATCCATGCTTTCTGTTCTTCGGTGGTCATGTGGTTGGCCAGGTCCACAGCCGACGACCACCCCGTGAACTCCTCGTACTGCACATAAAGCTGCGCGTTGGGGAACGCCTCGAAATTGCCGACGTGGTCGAAGTGCATGTGCGAGACGAGGATGACGTCGACGTCTTCGGGGCTGATCCCCACATGCCCGAGCACCTCGGTAGGGCTCTCCCAGTTCGAGAATGCGTAGCGCTCGAGCCAGTAGTCGTTGCGGAATCCGCAGTCCACCAGTGCGACGTGCTGCTTGCCCCCGACTTCACCGCCGATGAGCAGGGTGTAGAGCATCGGGATGCGAATGATGCCCCTGTTGCTGAACAGGCCGGACCCTCCGAAGAAGTCGTGCGGCATATCCGCGTGGCAGTACTCGAGAGACCAGATCGAGTAGTCGGTATCGGCTGCTGCCGGGAACTTCGTCGAACCACTGATGTTCATGACACTCCTTCGTGTCGTCGGCTCCGCCTCGTGGCGTCGCGCGGGCATGTTGGGTGGCGTGATGCCCAGGCCGCTCAGGCCCGCGGCAGTAGGGGCGTCGAGCGGCGTCAGGAGACGGCGTCAGACGGCGGCGATCGCGTCGATCTCGATCGTGGCGCCGTTGTACAGCGAGTAGACGCCGATCACGGTGCTGGCGGAGGGCTCGGGGGCCCGCACGATGCGGTCGCGGGTGCGCCGCCAGGTCGCGAGCTTCTCCTGGTCCAGGTGGGTGATGTACACGTTGACGCGCACCACATCCTCGTACGTCGCCCCCGCCGCCGTCAGCGCGCGCTCGAGCTCGCCGTACGTCAGCTCGATCGCCCGCTCGAAGCTCTCCGGCACGGAGCCGTCCGCTTCGAATCCCACCTGGCCGGAGATGAAGACGAGGTCGCCGCTCGTCACCCGCGTGCTGTCGGAGATCCCGGGCACGGTGGGGGAGGCGGTACGGCTGATGCGGTCGTTGGTCATGAATGCTCCTTGGAGGGGTTTCGATCGGATGCGGCGGAAGAAGCGGTCAGTCGCCCCGCCCGTAGACGGCGTAGAACGGCACGACGGTGCGGGGGAGGGCGGCGTGCTCGTTCAGCACGAACCATTTGCGGTCATGGTAGACGAGCGGATGCGGTGACCTCTCCGGCGTCTCCGCGCGCGGCTTGGCCTCGATGGCCTCGACCACGACGAGGGTCGAGCCGTGCACGTCCAGCCGTTCGATGACCCGTCCGCGCAGCCACGCGTTCGCGCGCGGGTAATACGGCTCACCGGTCGGCAGCCGGCCCCACTCCACGTCGTCACCGAAACGCTCGACGCCGCTGCGGGCCCCGAGCTTGGCCAGCTCGACCTGATCCGAGGCCAGCAGGTGCACGACGACCGTCTCCGCCCGGCGGATCGTCGGCGTGCTGGAGGAGCGACCGGATGCGGAGAACACGAGGGTGGGCGGATCGATGGCGACGGATGCGACCGAGCTCACCGTCATCGCGACCGGACCGTCGCCGGCGTCGGCGGTGATGATGGCGACGCCGGCGGGGTGGTGGCGGAACGCGTGCGTGAAGTCGCCGGCGGAGATCTGCGGCTCGGAGACGGTGGAATTCATCGTGAGCTCCTCTCGGAGGGGTGCCCGCCGGTCAGACGATCGGCAGGACGAATCGTGCGTCGTCCTCGCGGCCGAACAGCACCTTGCCGTAGGCCTCGAACCCGCTGGCGGCGAGGGTGTGGCCGTGACGGCTGGCCGTGGCCTGGTCGCGCCACACGCGCTGGAGCGGGGCCGACTCGGCGAAGCCGGCCGAGCCGTGGGCGGTCATCAGGTCGTTGATCATCGTGGTGATGGTCTCCACCACCCACCCGGCCTTCGCGCGCATCTCGATCCGCTCCGCGTACGGCGCGTACGTGCCGTTGGCGGAGCCGTCGTAGATGCGGTCGGCCAGCTCGCGCGCGACGAGCTCCGCCGCGTCGAGCTGAACGGCGGCCTTGGCGATGGCGCTCTGGAAGACCGCTGAGTCCGCTTGCTTCTCGTAGCCGGTGTACGCGATCGCCTTGCTCTCGGCCTTGGAGATGACGTAGTCCAGCGCGGCGCGTCCCATTCCCAGGTGCGGGCCGATGAGCTTCATGAACAGGGACGGGACGAAGACCGTGCGGTAGGTCTGCTCGTCGTTGCCACCCAGATACCCGCCTTCGACCGCGGCCGTGAGGGGGAAGACCCGATGTGCGGGGACGAAGACGTCGTCGGCGATCTGCATGACGCTGGCGGTGGACTTCATGCCCGCGACGAACCAGTTGTCCTCCATCGACAGCTCGGAGGTGGGGATGAGGGCCAGGCCGGCGTCCACGACCTCACCGGCCTCGTTCTTCAGCGGGATCCCCAGCAACGACCAGTCGGCGTGCAGGCTCCCCGTCCCGTATCCCCACTTGCCCGTCACGCGGTACCCGCCGTCGACGCGCTCGGTGTCGGAGGTGGTGGCCAGGACGATGGAGATGAAGGAGTTCACGCCCTTGTCGGTTCCCCACACGTCCTGTTGCGCCTGCTCGTCCATGAGCGAGACGACCCATGCGCCGGAGTCGAGGATGCCGTGCACCCACGCGATGCTGCCGTCGCCGCGGCCGATGGCGCGGGCCACCGCGTGGCACTCGGCCGTGTTCGCGCCGAGCCCGCCGACGCTGGTCGGAGCGGAGATGCTGAATGCGCCCGTCGCCGCGACGGCGTCGAACGCATCCTGCGGGATGCGGCGGTCGCGGTCTGCGTCGCGTCCTCCCGCGGTGAGCGTGGGACGCAGTTCGTCGATCTGGTCGACGATCGTGCTGATCTCGGGACGGAGTGCCGTGGCTGCCATGAGTGACTCCAATGTCGACGCCGAAGTGTTAAACAGAGCGTGACATTGAGGGGTCACTATGTCAATGCACAGTGAACACCGAATTCAGCGTCAATCGAGGTGGTCGAACCGACGCAGCACGTTCAAGGGATTGGCGGGCGGATGCGGCCGCCAGCGCCCGCCGTCGGCAGCAGGCTCCGCCTCGAGCCCCGCGCCGTTGCGGTCCATGACGAACCACACCCCGCGGGCCGGCGCGGTGCTGCGGTTGAGATAGAGGTGCGGCCGCGCGGACTCGAACTGCAGAGAGTCACCGGGTCCGAGGACGTACTCGTCGAACTCGAGCCGGAGGATGAGCTCGCCCTCCAGGATGAAGGCCTGCTCGAAGCCGGAGTGCCGGGTGAGCTTGCCCGTCGGGGAACTGGAGGCGCCCGCCTGGTAGGTGACGAGGAGCGAATCCGTGCGGCCATCCGGGCGGCTGGCGAGCCGCTCCCAGCGGACGCCGTCCTCCATCTCGATCATCGGATTCTCGCTCGCGCGCTGCACCTCCGGGGTGAGAGGGGGTGCGGCGGCGAAGCTCGGGACGCTCGTGGTGCCTTCGATCCCCAGCAGTTCGTCGGCCGAGACTTCGAGCAGGCCGGCCAGGGAGTACAGGGTCGCCACCGACGGGCGGCTCTTCCCTGTCTCGACCTGGGAGATGAGGCTGGGGGAGACGCCCAACTGCTGCGCCACCTTGCGCAGGCTCACGCCGCGCGCTTGCCGGATGCGGCGGATGCGCTCGCCGATGTTCTCTGCAGTGGACATTCGCTCTCCCGCTGGGCCTACTGCACCCTACCGCGCACCAAGACGGATGTGTAGGAATACTTAACACCACGCCACC
Coding sequences within:
- a CDS encoding flavin reductase family protein, which produces MNSTVSEPQISAGDFTHAFRHHPAGVAIITADAGDGPVAMTVSSVASVAIDPPTLVFSASGRSSSTPTIRRAETVVVHLLASDQVELAKLGARSGVERFGDDVEWGRLPTGEPYYPRANAWLRGRVIERLDVHGSTLVVVEAIEAKPRAETPERSPHPLVYHDRKWFVLNEHAALPRTVVPFYAVYGRGD
- a CDS encoding acyl-CoA dehydrogenase family protein, which produces MAATALRPEISTIVDQIDELRPTLTAGGRDADRDRRIPQDAFDAVAATGAFSISAPTSVGGLGANTAECHAVARAIGRGDGSIAWVHGILDSGAWVVSLMDEQAQQDVWGTDKGVNSFISIVLATTSDTERVDGGYRVTGKWGYGTGSLHADWSLLGIPLKNEAGEVVDAGLALIPTSELSMEDNWFVAGMKSTASVMQIADDVFVPAHRVFPLTAAVEGGYLGGNDEQTYRTVFVPSLFMKLIGPHLGMGRAALDYVISKAESKAIAYTGYEKQADSAVFQSAIAKAAVQLDAAELVARELADRIYDGSANGTYAPYAERIEMRAKAGWVVETITTMINDLMTAHGSAGFAESAPLQRVWRDQATASRHGHTLAASGFEAYGKVLFGREDDARFVLPIV
- a CDS encoding helix-turn-helix domain-containing protein, whose protein sequence is MSTAENIGERIRRIRQARGVSLRKVAQQLGVSPSLISQVETGKSRPSVATLYSLAGLLEVSADELLGIEGTTSVPSFAAAPPLTPEVQRASENPMIEMEDGVRWERLASRPDGRTDSLLVTYQAGASSSPTGKLTRHSGFEQAFILEGELILRLEFDEYVLGPGDSLQFESARPHLYLNRSTAPARGVWFVMDRNGAGLEAEPAADGGRWRPHPPANPLNVLRRFDHLD
- a CDS encoding N-acyl homoserine lactonase family protein, producing the protein MNISGSTKFPAAADTDYSIWSLEYCHADMPHDFFGGSGLFSNRGIIRIPMLYTLLIGGEVGGKQHVALVDCGFRNDYWLERYAFSNWESPTEVLGHVGISPEDVDVILVSHMHFDHVGNFEAFPNAQLYVQYEEFTGWSSAVDLANHMTTEEQKAWIFSSFDPLDLAKAAQGIADGRIRFVHGDEELLPGVTARLARDSHTFGSQWFKIQTRNGPFVAAGDTVYWYSNIEGMWAPGYVQGNTFNLISLYQTLQEELQGETSRIIPGHDPEVALRHSSWLSPSGNSIAELNLRENDRSRRPDGAPRLLR
- a CDS encoding RidA family protein, with product MTNDRISRTASPTVPGISDSTRVTSGDLVFISGQVGFEADGSVPESFERAIELTYGELERALTAAGATYEDVVRVNVYITHLDQEKLATWRRTRDRIVRAPEPSASTVIGVYSLYNGATIEIDAIAAV